Proteins from a genomic interval of uncultured Methanocorpusculum sp.:
- a CDS encoding DUF308 domain-containing protein yields MTENSCPMCGSAFGSLLAKGILMIILGILMMVFTLASLFASEILLAILLIFVGITLLTAGTTFFGEVKRTWWVILLGILVILFGILTLIFPGIMLVYAMYVLAAAALIGGVTDLALALMGTSAQVNRGLLAISGILGIILGILFLINPIISAFTIIEIAGIFFFAFGIVAIIEAFMARSATA; encoded by the coding sequence ATGACTGAAAATTCCTGTCCTATGTGCGGAAGTGCCTTCGGGTCGCTTTTAGCAAAAGGAATACTGATGATCATTCTCGGTATCCTGATGATGGTCTTCACTCTGGCATCCCTGTTTGCCAGCGAGATCCTGCTCGCGATCCTGCTGATTTTTGTTGGTATCACTCTTCTGACCGCAGGAACAACCTTCTTCGGCGAAGTAAAACGCACCTGGTGGGTCATTCTTCTCGGTATCCTTGTGATTCTCTTCGGTATCCTGACGTTGATTTTCCCGGGTATTATGCTCGTGTACGCGATGTATGTTCTGGCCGCAGCTGCCTTAATCGGCGGAGTTACCGACCTTGCCCTTGCCCTGATGGGAACATCTGCTCAGGTCAACCGTGGTCTTCTCGCAATTTCCGGTATCCTTGGCATTATCCTCGGTATCCTGTTCCTGATCAACCCGATCATTTCGGCATTCACAATCATCGAGATCGCGGGTATCTTCTTCTTCGCTTTCGGTATTGTTGCGATCATCGAAGCATTCATGGCAAGATCCGCTACCGCATAA
- a CDS encoding protease inhibitor I42 family protein: protein MKKIWLMSLGACILVICIFAAACVSPEVPVNTDNPVLTVIVEKTGIMIPVNAAMTFILPANPTTGYTWNVMESSGLNVTDEYKATPVPEGWTGGGGYQYYTLTAEKAGTYTFKAAYARSWETDTEPIYTMKQILVFSEAENNDNAGDVMLSVLFDGTVNPKAGDVVKICTEGNPTTGYYWTAVTQDGLTIVKDDYITDITTGLVGAGGTYVWYVTAEKAGTYEFKATYQRSGQDPANVFFFDLTFV from the coding sequence ATGAAGAAAATCTGGCTGATGAGTCTTGGAGCATGCATACTTGTCATCTGCATATTTGCGGCGGCTTGTGTATCTCCGGAAGTTCCTGTGAACACGGATAATCCTGTCCTGACAGTAATTGTTGAAAAAACAGGTATAATGATTCCGGTAAATGCAGCGATGACATTTATTCTCCCGGCAAATCCAACGACCGGCTACACCTGGAACGTGATGGAAAGTTCCGGACTGAACGTCACCGATGAGTATAAGGCGACCCCCGTGCCCGAAGGATGGACCGGCGGAGGGGGCTATCAGTATTACACGCTGACCGCTGAAAAAGCCGGGACCTATACGTTCAAAGCAGCATATGCACGGTCATGGGAAACGGATACCGAACCGATCTACACCATGAAACAGATTCTGGTCTTTTCCGAGGCAGAGAACAATGATAATGCCGGCGATGTTATGCTGAGCGTGCTGTTTGACGGAACGGTTAATCCGAAAGCGGGCGACGTTGTGAAGATCTGCACGGAAGGAAACCCGACAACCGGGTATTACTGGACCGCCGTAACGCAGGATGGATTAACGATCGTCAAGGATGATTACATCACTGATATCACCACCGGACTTGTTGGTGCCGGCGGAACATACGTGTGGTATGTGACGGCAGAAAAAGCAGGAACGTATGAGTTCAAAGCAACATATCAGAGATCCGGGCAGGATCCGGCAAACGTGTTCTTCTTCGATCTGACGTTCGTGTAA
- a CDS encoding metallophosphoesterase, with translation MQPKFYAEGPAVLIERQERSLIIADPHFGVEADLHRHGLHFQSSTDSRLARLLSVIELADPDYLIVLGDLKHMIPNVTYQERTEMPEVLRKIRRETEFRLAPGNHDTGLEHYLEKGELLPMNGALIDGTGYFHGHTIPDPALLGHLILCGHHHQVVNIYDTVGCALRGTPGYLLAEIDPSIWGPVPADPTRVLLVPAFYELAGGMDVRLIPGNKISPIAKAILTETGEVFLKDGTYVAPFTELRPDHLEGI, from the coding sequence ATGCAGCCGAAATTTTATGCAGAAGGACCAGCGGTCCTTATCGAAAGACAGGAGCGTTCCCTGATAATAGCCGACCCCCACTTCGGGGTCGAGGCCGACCTCCACCGGCATGGTCTGCATTTCCAGAGCTCCACCGATTCACGTCTCGCAAGACTGCTCTCAGTCATCGAACTGGCCGATCCCGACTACCTGATCGTGCTCGGCGACCTTAAGCACATGATTCCCAACGTCACCTATCAGGAACGAACCGAGATGCCCGAGGTCCTCAGAAAGATCCGGAGAGAGACAGAATTCCGACTCGCTCCCGGAAATCACGACACGGGGCTTGAACATTATCTCGAAAAGGGTGAACTCCTCCCGATGAACGGGGCGCTGATCGACGGAACGGGATATTTCCACGGTCACACGATCCCGGACCCTGCTCTCCTCGGCCACCTGATTTTGTGCGGTCACCACCACCAGGTCGTGAACATCTACGACACCGTCGGGTGTGCTCTTCGCGGAACGCCGGGGTATCTTCTTGCCGAGATCGACCCCTCCATATGGGGCCCGGTACCGGCCGACCCGACCCGGGTCCTTCTGGTCCCGGCGTTTTATGAACTGGCAGGGGGGATGGATGTCCGGCTGATCCCGGGCAACAAAATCTCTCCGATAGCAAAGGCGATTTTGACAGAAACGGGCGAGGTGTTCTTAAAAGACGGGACCTACGTTGCTCCGTTCACCGAACTCCGCCCCGATCACCTGGAGGGAATATGA
- a CDS encoding PKD domain-containing protein, with protein MILKKMLLVLLAVFLVMGCVGAVSAEYTPEINDFEATPDYGYAPLEVTFTFSATNTTTFSINYGDDSEQATDVQSGVTHPYSTAGSYTATLTATNESEPESKPDISTVSITVNAVIPLDAEFTASPTSGTYPLTVVFTDISEGSQIEHWNWEFGDGATATEQNPSHIFTSEGTYIVNLTVTNSTGASDKYSSTITVSSPTTISSVDITELSAPVYGEEPDINVDVSTGVELYSIDWSSDPTTFAATTIYTVKIILQNKDGYVFTTIPTVFLNDDEMSSSNLSLNSAKTQLTITYTFPKTAAKVYPGASLTSNISSGTVPLTVKFYYTLSSFDNYTLTYGDGYTATLASSSGNVTHTYTTAGNYTAFLTAKNINGTTYSNQSITVKKVGLGASFTASSSSGTTSLTVLFVDTSAGSPTQWVWDFGGLGSSGTQNPSYTFTTAGTYIVKLTVIDSTGATDSYSRVIYVNAPVITSTPTPNQTTAPTTASLTTMSLGELGIPGPLDVIKEFMHLFYSLFDPVNYRMNADAS; from the coding sequence ATGATACTGAAAAAAATGTTACTGGTGCTTCTCGCTGTGTTCCTGGTGATGGGATGCGTGGGGGCAGTGAGTGCGGAGTATACGCCGGAAATAAATGATTTTGAAGCCACGCCGGATTACGGTTATGCTCCATTAGAAGTGACGTTTACTTTTTCTGCAACCAATACTACAACCTTTTCTATAAATTATGGGGATGATAGTGAACAAGCTACAGATGTGCAGTCCGGAGTTACACATCCGTATTCTACTGCTGGTTCATATACCGCAACTCTCACAGCCACAAATGAATCTGAGCCTGAATCTAAACCAGATATTTCAACCGTTTCAATAACTGTAAACGCAGTAATACCGCTTGATGCAGAATTCACTGCCTCTCCCACATCTGGGACCTATCCGCTGACCGTTGTGTTTACAGATATATCAGAAGGTTCACAAATAGAGCATTGGAATTGGGAGTTTGGGGACGGAGCTACAGCTACAGAACAAAATCCATCACATATCTTCACCTCGGAAGGAACGTATATTGTTAATTTAACTGTAACAAATAGCACCGGAGCATCTGATAAGTATTCCAGTACGATAACGGTCAGTTCACCTACAACAATTTCTTCAGTTGACATCACAGAATTAAGTGCACCGGTTTATGGAGAAGAACCGGACATTAATGTCGATGTTTCTACCGGGGTGGAACTCTATTCAATTGATTGGAGCTCTGACCCCACAACATTCGCAGCAACAACTATATATACTGTGAAGATTATTCTTCAGAATAAGGATGGGTATGTGTTTACTACCATACCCACTGTTTTTTTGAACGATGATGAAATGTCATCATCCAATCTTTCATTGAATTCTGCAAAAACACAACTCACCATAACTTATACCTTTCCAAAAACAGCCGCAAAAGTTTATCCTGGTGCATCATTAACATCGAACATAAGTTCGGGGACGGTCCCTTTAACGGTAAAATTCTATTATACTCTCTCCAGTTTTGATAACTATACATTGACCTATGGTGATGGTTATACCGCAACTCTCGCCTCCTCAAGTGGGAATGTTACACATACGTACACGACTGCCGGGAATTATACCGCGTTTCTCACTGCCAAAAATATCAACGGTACAACGTATTCCAATCAAAGCATTACGGTGAAAAAAGTCGGACTCGGTGCATCTTTCACGGCGTCATCCAGTTCAGGAACCACGTCCCTGACCGTTTTGTTTGTTGATACATCTGCAGGTTCTCCCACACAATGGGTATGGGACTTTGGTGGCCTCGGCTCATCTGGAACGCAGAATCCATCATACACCTTTACTACAGCAGGAACCTATATCGTGAAATTGACGGTCATCGATAGTACGGGAGCAACGGATTCGTATTCACGAGTAATTTATGTGAATGCTCCGGTAATTACATCCACTCCAACGCCAAATCAGACAACTGCTCCGACCACGGCCTCGCTTACAACGATGTCACTAGGGGAGCTCGGCATTCCAGGTCCTCTTGACGTCATCAAAGAGTTCATGCACCTCTTCTACAGTTTGTTTGATCCAGTCAATTATAGGATGAATGCAGACGCGAGTTGA
- the rlmH gene encoding 23S rRNA (pseudouridine(1915)-N(3))-methyltransferase RlmH has protein sequence MQIQILCIGKIKDAYISAGIAEFEKRMRPYGKIFITELAEVKIPENASASEESRVKEKEGELILANIKEGFSTIALDPYGVPLSSEEFSGIFSEAKISGKNLCFIIGGPLGLSPGVLNFVGKKLSISKMTFTHTMCRLILFEQVYRAFRIMNGEPYHK, from the coding sequence ATGCAGATTCAGATTCTCTGCATCGGTAAGATCAAGGACGCCTACATCTCAGCCGGCATTGCTGAGTTTGAAAAACGTATGCGTCCCTACGGAAAAATATTCATCACGGAACTTGCCGAAGTAAAGATTCCGGAAAATGCCTCGGCATCCGAAGAAAGCCGCGTGAAGGAGAAGGAGGGAGAATTGATCCTTGCAAACATAAAGGAGGGGTTTTCCACCATTGCTCTCGATCCGTATGGCGTTCCTCTATCCAGTGAAGAGTTCTCCGGCATCTTCAGCGAGGCAAAAATCTCTGGAAAAAATCTCTGTTTCATCATTGGGGGACCCCTTGGTCTGTCTCCCGGCGTGCTCAATTTCGTCGGGAAAAAACTCTCAATTTCCAAAATGACGTTTACCCATACAATGTGCAGGCTCATTCTCTTCGAACAGGTGTATCGCGCGTTTCGGATCATGAACGGCGAACCCTACCACAAATAA
- a CDS encoding phosphoribosylaminoimidazolesuccinocarboxamide synthase — translation MKLVYTGKTKDVFSLEDGNYLLKFKDNCTGADGVFDPGMNTVGPTIEGAGRAGLRLTQYFMEILNAKGIPTHFISADIENVTMTAKPAKTFGKGLEIICRFRAVGSFYRRYGDYIEEAAPLPAFVETTFKDDAREDPPVTKDALEILGIMSPEDYESLKVLTQKIGTIMKEELAKKNIELYDIKFEFGKIGDQVVLIDEISGGNMRAFRNGEYLLPLDLTSKVLDE, via the coding sequence ATGAAATTGGTATACACCGGCAAAACAAAGGATGTATTCTCACTTGAAGATGGGAACTATCTGCTGAAATTTAAGGATAACTGTACTGGTGCTGATGGGGTATTCGATCCAGGGATGAACACAGTTGGCCCGACTATTGAAGGTGCCGGACGTGCTGGTCTGAGATTAACGCAGTACTTCATGGAAATCCTGAACGCAAAAGGGATCCCAACCCACTTTATCAGTGCAGACATCGAGAATGTAACGATGACCGCGAAACCTGCCAAGACATTCGGCAAGGGACTCGAGATCATCTGCAGATTCCGTGCAGTAGGAAGCTTCTACCGTCGCTATGGTGACTACATCGAAGAGGCAGCCCCCCTGCCGGCATTCGTCGAAACGACGTTCAAAGATGACGCACGCGAAGACCCGCCAGTAACCAAAGATGCACTTGAAATTCTGGGCATCATGTCCCCTGAGGATTATGAGAGCCTTAAAGTCCTCACCCAGAAGATCGGTACCATCATGAAAGAGGAACTCGCAAAGAAGAACATCGAACTCTACGACATCAAGTTCGAGTTCGGTAAGATTGGCGACCAGGTCGTTTTAATCGATGAGATCTCCGGTGGAAACATGCGTGCATTCAGAAACGGCGAGTACCTTTTACCGCTCGATCTGACAAGCAAGGTTCTCGACGAGTAA
- a CDS encoding Yip1 family protein, whose amino-acid sequence MHANEVQHYASPILVKSRQFFATLTSERLIIDGGPSPREFKVSSILSANPCKLESGEPGLKLILSTPDGQKEMIWGFPVDPKFKAGEQEAWTDQISRVSGDKPFAEGKSEIAGPQSAAPPRRPVPVQESKAIVPKPEISSNNIRPDFVSGEAVVIETAGVRVKRTFYTIYLTNIRLILQNTTGKIGREFAIAELMDAAAFETEGGEPAIALSVGSQTGAKQMVMSFPTESARSAWMQELKGKLPARQTLISAPPKPTVVTCIGIFTPETGERVILSTGGVRIKRNYVTLHLTNTRLVIEGKSAILGEFSLNTLARAIRLAGEVGEPGIVLQIAGSGGEKEMHLLFSGMPERELWIQKLSEIFPEEEQSIYAPESAQYKVTTVSPPTQRNSRDMYCPACGARNHVDDEVCALCGSLLHPAAVSNEWAQTPARKGSKRTKAERHTKREKPERRGKSERVPYNGGTIGFITRPTDAFSYHMRETPRDALGMFLLSGALWAVLTVLMITYVVPVVLHISTTDYPIFSALQTDLMLLVLFILVLYVIWLIAVMIQALATSIVARVCEPEVRFSEITAIVMRSTLSYTVIGWIPILGQVVASIWSAVVTWKGLTAGQNMRAGQAAVSAFFGMIIVYILLFAIGSI is encoded by the coding sequence ATGCACGCAAATGAAGTCCAGCATTACGCATCGCCGATTCTGGTAAAGAGCCGGCAGTTTTTTGCCACTCTGACAAGTGAGCGGCTCATCATTGACGGCGGGCCCTCTCCAAGAGAGTTTAAGGTAAGTAGTATCCTCTCTGCCAATCCCTGTAAACTGGAATCCGGTGAACCAGGTCTCAAACTGATCCTCTCGACACCAGATGGACAAAAAGAGATGATCTGGGGATTCCCGGTAGATCCTAAATTCAAGGCAGGAGAGCAGGAAGCCTGGACAGATCAGATTTCCAGGGTCAGCGGTGATAAACCGTTTGCCGAAGGAAAAAGCGAGATCGCAGGTCCACAGAGTGCGGCACCACCGCGGCGTCCCGTTCCAGTTCAGGAGAGTAAAGCCATCGTTCCAAAACCCGAAATCTCCTCAAATAACATCCGGCCGGATTTTGTTTCAGGTGAAGCTGTGGTGATCGAAACAGCAGGAGTCCGGGTAAAGCGAACATTTTATACCATATATCTGACGAATATCCGGCTGATCCTGCAGAATACAACAGGCAAGATAGGGAGGGAGTTTGCAATTGCAGAACTGATGGATGCCGCGGCGTTCGAGACCGAGGGAGGAGAACCGGCGATAGCGCTTTCCGTTGGATCCCAGACTGGTGCGAAACAGATGGTCATGTCATTCCCGACCGAATCGGCCAGAAGTGCCTGGATGCAGGAACTTAAAGGGAAATTGCCAGCCAGGCAGACGCTGATCTCGGCTCCGCCCAAGCCGACGGTCGTGACCTGTATTGGGATCTTTACCCCAGAAACAGGTGAACGGGTGATTCTCTCGACTGGAGGCGTTCGGATCAAGCGGAATTATGTCACGCTACATCTGACGAACACGCGTCTGGTCATCGAGGGGAAATCCGCTATTCTCGGGGAATTTTCCCTGAACACACTTGCCCGGGCGATCCGTCTCGCGGGTGAAGTTGGCGAACCGGGCATTGTCCTGCAGATCGCGGGAAGTGGGGGAGAAAAGGAGATGCATCTTCTGTTCTCCGGTATGCCGGAACGTGAACTCTGGATCCAGAAATTGTCCGAGATCTTTCCCGAAGAGGAGCAGTCAATATATGCGCCGGAGTCTGCGCAGTATAAGGTGACTACGGTAAGTCCGCCTACCCAGAGAAATTCCCGGGATATGTATTGTCCTGCGTGCGGGGCACGGAACCATGTGGATGATGAGGTATGTGCCCTGTGTGGGTCGCTTCTGCATCCGGCTGCCGTGTCCAATGAGTGGGCCCAGACGCCTGCACGCAAGGGGAGTAAACGGACAAAGGCTGAGAGACACACAAAACGGGAAAAACCAGAGAGACGAGGTAAAAGCGAGAGAGTCCCATACAACGGCGGAACGATCGGTTTTATCACCCGCCCGACGGATGCGTTTTCCTATCATATGCGCGAGACCCCACGAGATGCACTTGGAATGTTTTTATTGTCAGGAGCGTTGTGGGCGGTTCTTACGGTTTTGATGATCACGTACGTAGTTCCAGTTGTTTTGCATATATCCACCACGGATTACCCGATATTTTCTGCTCTGCAGACGGATCTGATGCTTCTGGTCCTTTTCATCCTCGTTTTGTACGTGATCTGGCTGATTGCCGTGATGATTCAAGCACTGGCTACCAGTATCGTGGCTCGGGTCTGTGAACCGGAGGTACGGTTTTCCGAGATTACGGCGATCGTCATGCGAAGCACTCTTTCATACACGGTGATCGGATGGATCCCAATCCTTGGTCAGGTTGTAGCAAGTATCTGGTCAGCTGTGGTGACGTGGAAGGGTCTTACCGCAGGTCAGAATATGCGGGCCGGCCAGGCCGCTGTTTCTGCATTTTTTGGTATGATCATTGTGTATATACTGCTGTTTGCAATAGGATCGATTTAG
- a CDS encoding DEAD/DEAH box helicase — translation MTSAIQELKDSLHPKLRAVLEKRGFDEFSEIQMRAVPKLISGINAILIAPTGTGKTESALLPVFHHMLTDPLPEGFSALYITPLRSLNRDMMNRLEWWGAELGLKISVRHGDTSQTDRRKQATHPPDLLITTPESLQAMMMGKVLRKHLATVRYVIVDEIHELADGKRGAQLSVALERVTELAGEFQRIGISATVRNPELVGRFLCGKRPCTIVQVPVAKTLDLSVKFAGESFGDQTKMIEKCIDAHTSTLVFTNTRSVAEAIGHALLPRGDTDVHHGSLSREVRIDAEDKFRAGMTRGMICTSSMELGIDIGQIDHVIQFNSPREVARLMQRTGRAGHQIHATSKGMILATGFDDILESMVIVNKAMSNQPENIRPHINAADVIANQIAALAVERGEIAIEKIEQIFSRTFCFENAGPLIREVITGMEKHYLIRTEGGMVITKARARKYLSLNLSMIADEKKSMIFDVVSRKPVGTLDESFVISWISSGAVFVARGQVWRVLDIDEDRIMVEPAKNAKGELPSWEGEQIPVPFTVAMEVGRLRRLQNFADYRADERSVRFAEKVLSEMKKNRSITATDRLIVLEDSDEEVVVNLCGGHKVNETIGRVLSILLSARYGTSVGIETNAYRILLRLPKFLRAPDVEEVLLSLEPDHVEGILMLALKKTALYKWKLVQIAKKFGAIDADADYEKISMNRLLDLFDGTVIEKEAFRELFFSSMDVESAKKVVTMLKNHGMEKKTSRLSIIGAEGLFTGRDVVVPPGEDQAILESVKHRIDEQDVILACMHCRKWKSKTKVARVPDQPQCPVCGARLIAALKPYEEPMFVALKKKNLSTEEREAETRMMRNANMVLSSGKKAVVALAGRGVGPEAAARILNTFATGDNFYREILKAERKFVQTHRYWG, via the coding sequence ATGACATCCGCGATTCAGGAACTCAAAGACTCACTTCACCCGAAGCTTCGGGCGGTTCTGGAAAAGCGGGGCTTCGACGAGTTTTCAGAGATCCAGATGCGTGCGGTCCCAAAACTCATCTCCGGGATCAACGCGATTTTGATTGCGCCGACCGGAACAGGAAAAACCGAGAGTGCACTTCTACCCGTGTTCCATCATATGCTCACCGACCCGCTGCCAGAGGGTTTCTCGGCCCTCTACATCACGCCGCTTCGGTCCCTCAACCGGGACATGATGAACCGGCTCGAGTGGTGGGGGGCCGAACTAGGGCTGAAGATCTCAGTCAGGCACGGGGACACGAGTCAGACCGACCGGCGAAAACAGGCGACCCACCCGCCGGATCTTTTGATCACGACGCCGGAAAGCCTGCAGGCGATGATGATGGGAAAGGTGCTTCGAAAGCATCTTGCTACCGTTCGTTACGTTATCGTCGATGAAATCCACGAGCTGGCTGATGGAAAACGCGGCGCTCAGCTCTCCGTTGCGCTTGAGAGGGTCACCGAACTCGCCGGCGAGTTTCAGCGGATCGGGATCTCGGCCACGGTCAGAAACCCCGAACTCGTCGGCAGATTCCTCTGCGGAAAACGTCCCTGCACGATCGTGCAGGTCCCGGTCGCAAAGACCCTCGATCTGTCCGTAAAGTTTGCCGGCGAGTCCTTCGGCGACCAGACGAAGATGATCGAAAAATGCATCGACGCCCACACCTCGACCCTCGTTTTTACGAACACCCGGAGCGTGGCCGAGGCGATAGGCCATGCCCTTCTTCCCCGCGGAGACACGGACGTTCACCACGGATCTTTGTCCCGCGAGGTCAGGATCGATGCAGAGGACAAGTTCCGTGCGGGAATGACGCGGGGTATGATCTGTACCTCCTCGATGGAGCTCGGTATCGACATCGGGCAGATCGATCACGTCATCCAGTTCAACTCGCCGCGTGAGGTCGCCCGCCTCATGCAGAGGACAGGCAGAGCCGGCCACCAGATCCATGCCACTTCGAAGGGTATGATCCTCGCGACCGGGTTCGACGATATTTTGGAGTCGATGGTGATCGTCAACAAGGCGATGAGCAATCAGCCGGAAAACATCCGCCCGCATATCAACGCCGCTGACGTGATCGCAAACCAGATCGCGGCCCTCGCGGTGGAACGCGGCGAGATCGCGATCGAAAAGATCGAGCAGATTTTTTCGAGAACGTTCTGCTTTGAAAATGCCGGCCCGCTGATCCGCGAAGTGATCACCGGCATGGAAAAACATTACCTGATCCGGACCGAAGGCGGGATGGTGATCACGAAGGCCCGGGCAAGGAAGTATCTTTCGCTGAATCTTTCGATGATCGCGGATGAGAAAAAGAGCATGATCTTCGACGTAGTCTCGAGAAAACCGGTCGGGACCCTGGACGAGTCCTTTGTTATCAGCTGGATCTCGTCGGGTGCCGTGTTCGTTGCGAGAGGCCAGGTCTGGCGTGTCCTCGACATCGATGAGGACCGGATCATGGTGGAGCCGGCGAAGAATGCGAAGGGAGAACTGCCGTCCTGGGAAGGCGAGCAGATCCCGGTGCCTTTCACCGTGGCAATGGAAGTAGGGAGGCTGCGCCGTCTGCAGAACTTTGCCGACTACCGGGCGGATGAGAGGTCCGTGCGTTTTGCCGAGAAGGTCCTTTCCGAGATGAAAAAGAACCGGTCGATCACGGCGACGGACCGGCTGATCGTTCTGGAAGATTCCGACGAGGAGGTCGTGGTGAATCTCTGCGGCGGACACAAGGTGAACGAAACGATCGGCCGCGTTCTCTCGATCCTGCTCTCCGCCCGGTACGGAACCTCGGTCGGGATCGAGACGAATGCCTACCGGATCCTTCTTCGGCTCCCGAAGTTTCTCAGGGCACCGGACGTGGAGGAGGTCCTTCTCTCGCTCGAACCTGACCATGTCGAGGGGATTCTGATGCTTGCCCTCAAAAAGACGGCGCTCTATAAATGGAAACTCGTCCAGATCGCGAAGAAGTTCGGGGCGATCGACGCCGACGCGGATTATGAAAAGATCAGCATGAACCGTCTTCTCGATCTCTTCGACGGGACGGTGATCGAGAAGGAGGCGTTCCGTGAACTGTTCTTCTCGAGTATGGATGTAGAGTCGGCGAAAAAGGTCGTGACGATGCTGAAGAACCACGGGATGGAGAAGAAGACGAGCCGTTTGTCTATCATTGGGGCTGAGGGTCTTTTCACCGGCCGGGATGTGGTCGTGCCTCCGGGCGAGGATCAGGCGATTTTAGAGAGCGTGAAGCACAGGATCGACGAGCAGGACGTGATCCTTGCCTGTATGCACTGCAGGAAATGGAAGTCGAAGACGAAGGTCGCACGAGTTCCCGATCAGCCCCAGTGTCCGGTCTGCGGAGCACGGCTGATTGCGGCGCTGAAACCTTACGAGGAGCCGATGTTTGTCGCCCTGAAAAAGAAGAACCTCTCGACCGAGGAGCGGGAGGCGGAGACACGGATGATGCGGAATGCAAATATGGTTCTATCCAGCGGAAAAAAGGCAGTTGTTGCTTTGGCAGGACGCGGGGTCGGTCCGGAAGCGGCGGCACGGATCCTGAACACGTTTGCGACCGGCGATAATTTTTACCGGGAGATCCTGAAAGCAGAGCGGAAGTTCGTTCAGACGCATAGGTACTGGGGATAA